The sequence cacacatattattttgtttggtTACTTTGTATGCAGACATTTAGTGACGTTTCTGTttttggatattttgtcgTAGATATTTTGTTACATAACCCAAATTTACGCATTTCCTAATGATTTTTGTTCATTCCACACATGCATCAATTCAGCAGGATCTCCGTAGCCATGTGACgtaataacatatttataattatacttagtatattcttttttataaaaatgaaactcaTCACAGTGAAAAGGTTCAATGCCCGCTTTCTTCGCCACTAAACCCAAATAGATGTCATCGAATTTAAAGTGTTTTGTATAAAAACTCGTGTAATACAAATCAATAAGCGCCTCTTTAGACAATATATACGCACCCGCAGTGACGTACGGTGGCCACATGTCATATTTATACTCATCTAACGAAACGTACCATTTAGACGATTTATAACGATGTGGTGACGATACAAATACGTACCCAGCAAATAGCATTACGTCATTCGGTAGCTCAAAATCGAATACTTGTCTACGTTTCCTAATTAAACCCCCATCACTATCGTTATTTAAACTCTCATTATTCAAAGTTACATTTAATTGGTATCTATATTGATTATCAGTACTCGTTTTATTCATAGAATTAGAACTATTACTATTTGGCAAATGGTTAACTAAATTTGGCACATCAGATTCGCGTATCTCACGTTTATGTGGTCCACCGATTCTACTTGGATCCTGTAGATAATCTGGATAAGACGTCGGGTTTCTTATAAATCTCAATACGTTTTTAACAGACACGTAAATGTCGTCATCAACGAAcatgtaaaattttgaattcaggCAGTAGTTAACTGCCCATTTTAACCCCATCattgtttttattgtattgTTGTAATAAGTATCGATATAATTTCCTTGAACGATgtctttatgtttttttatttcgtcatCTAATTTtgactgtaattttttattttccattggATTGATGCCCAATAAAAAGACAGTGCGCGTTGGTACGTCGAAAAAACGTTTCTTGTGACCCCATGAATTTCTTATCGCGTTGCGTCGATCAAAATTGTCGATCGCTGATTTcacgataaatattattctcaGTGTATGATAGTCGTTATCAATACAGTTCTCTTTGATATCATGGATGTAATCGTAATTGTAAGTATTTATTGGCTCGATTTCGGGCTTCTTGTTGTGCTTCAGAGCCTCTACTGATGACGACACATCGCCTTCGTAAGGATATGAGAAATTGTCTTCGAATGATACTTCGAATATGTGAGTAAATATTCCGAAGAATTGTAATATCATTAATATCACGAATGTTGTGCATACATGGCGGAATTTTATGTGGAGAATTGATCGTTTTAGTGCTGGAAAGAATCGCTCCAGAATGCAGAACATTTTTGCtttcgtaatattttttttttcacatgttTGTGATTTGATAGGaggatttttttatctgaaacagaaaaaattattgcaagaATCGAATGGAAggttttagataaaaatatattatctaaaAGTGTGCAAATAATTCCAATGAATTATTCGTATCGAATCGAACttcgaattgaataatttgaactTTCGACAGATACAtggaaaaaacagaatattaaaaattcgtatactagatctttatatattaatatgtacgtttactaattcttcggttcctcattttttaaatttttctgtttatttgaatagtaataactagataccaatttatcgcttttttttcatattaattttaatatacgaaattacaaattttgctcttctgtgtatcaaatttgaatataaacagTAGCCAtttttctgatgtctgctacattcatgaTGTAGAAATTAAcagacattcaaaaattttcggatttttttttcaccaaataaattataaaaataaaaaaaagtaaaaatatgcacatgtagaaaattaaaaaaactacaggtgcaattttttcaaatattttttttttataatttattgttttaaaaaaaaaattataaaacgccggctatgatcctgaagttagcagacaataagaaaattttttaattttttttttcaaaaatgaaatttaaaaaaaaaaataaaaaaatgcacatgtagaaaattcaaaaaactataagcgcaatttttaaaaataattttcttttacaatttattgtttaaaaaaataaataaaaaaataattaaacgtcAGCTGACTTcagagtaaattatttataaacaaaaaaaattaattatcgccGTGTGCTATTCTCAGAAtcacaattaatatttaatttaatttacatctcataaaatatttataattaaaatatatttaccaaAACATTTCACATTAAATTCAttgcatttattaaataatcattgcaattaattaatcgataaataattaacttaacaacttttaaaaaattcaattatttactatcCTCTTACTTCAATtaacctgaaaaaaataaaacaaaaaattattttcagttcaGGTAATCCCCTAGAAACCCTAGAtcctagaaatttaaaatttgaaaaaaaactcccCAGCGCAGTCAGTAGCGCCACCTCTTAGTAGGTCACGAACTTTAAaatcagtcaaaaaaaaaccatttaaatgatctaattatttataaaaaagtaattaaataaactgaagataattaagtatttaaaaaaaaaaataaagaaagtttgaCTTGGAgttttagtaaattatttaaattttgaaaagttcaACGACCTTGGGGTAATTGTGACACAAGTCACCGGCCATGTTTATAACAAACTGTATTTGAGCCAGTGACgatagtttatatatattttataaaaagtgattttactGAATtagtgatttaaaatatttatataaaatactattagTATATATTGTGAGTggtgcaatttaaaatttaaaaatggaaacAAGTGATAGAGGTGAGTAATgaaagaataatatttaaaatctaacaATATGTAGCTCTGACACAAATCATGACTGAGGGCAATGGCAGTGTCAGGGTCGAAACATAACTAGTTCACTGACCGCATTtgtaactattatttttaatttcatatatttttttaatctactcttgtcttttattactaatttttaattactagggattttaattgtttaattgatgattaattgcTTTTGTTGTCATCAGCTTTATTGTCCATTCAACTTTTTATCATCAgtgaaattaaacttttattttttattttaattacttaaaaatgttccatttatttattaatttaatttgtttttaattacaatcagaaattctttttttttcgggttgaatttttatttatttatttatttttttttttttttttgaggttatTTTAGTgttctattgttttttttttgttgattgaTTGGTTTTGTTGTaaaagaagaatttttttttaaattatagaaggaaatttttatttattaaacaaaaattgtttgagGAAAATAAGCTGGAGTAGAGTGACATCTAGTGGTAGTTTTTGTTGACTAAAATAAATGTGATGGTAAAAagttttctgtttttttttaaaaatgaaaattgtattgactaaaaaatcggattaaaaataaaatataagattgGAGTTTTGTAAAGTAGGGCAGCgttcagaatttaaaatttaaaatttcagaaaatttgaaaattgcagttggaaataataattttattgaaaataattatcagtaattTTAGAGTTTATAATGTACTTttgattaaaacttttaatagaattttcaaatttttatttgaaagtgtccatggaaaaaaagaatttcttggcgcaagaaaaattttgcaaactgaaataaaactaaaaattttctgagggctagaaaaaatttcttggaaaaaaaaaaatagaaaaattacacaaaaaaaaggattttttgacgcgaaaaaattttttactcgcccaaaaaaaattttacttacctaagaaattttttgcattataaattgaaaaagagaattttcttggggcgagaaaaaaatttttgtgccAAAAAGTccgttttttctgtgtaatttttcctatttcctttttaaagaaattttttctagtcctaagaaaatttttagtttcattttattagacaaaatttaaaaatccaaaagaattcttaatactttaaaaattattttctaaaaacatcatttttttgtatttaacaaatatttcttattacaGATAAGagtttatttcttaatatttaagaaatcatTCCTAAGATActaagaaatctttttaaattcccTGTTTAAGAAATATGATTTACTCCATGTtgaatgtatatctatatctatatattactctatttaaattgttttaaatcatttcaaattgtttttcttaatcagggtcaTAAGAAATCCTCTAACAGTGCGTGTAcactttcaaataaaaatttcaaaattctactgaaaattttaattaaagtacaTCTTAAAATGTAAAACTTCCTCctgaaaattatattcaatgaaattataatttccaaCTGTAATTCTTCTAGAATTTCTTAAAATGTTTTcagttttcaattttaaggGTGGCATTACTGTATGAAACTtcaatatctattttatttttagcgtCTGAATGTTTTCGTAGCTTACATTGGATGTTTGCTGCACATTAttctatcttttttttttcttttcattaaaatatattttattaccataTTTAAACAGTTTGTACTTATCGGCAGACTACGAGTTAACTCAAAAACATACCTgttaaattttagtatcaatcatacatttaaaaatactagTCTTCATTTGCAGCTGCTCacacaaatatttttgtcaactAAAATTTTCGCTGTTTAGTTTTTAAAGTTTACTTAAAGGCTCAAAACTTTAGTATCTATCTTCAATCatctctttatttatttaaatcacttgTAATTAAatgctgaaaaatttaaaaaatcattcgaatttttaattttaaaatttttaatttaaatttaatttcgactCGCGTCAAAAGATCCGCCGATTTAGTGTTTTCAGCCAAATTTCGGTCTCatagaataaaattctataatttaGACGcgtttttagttaaatttaggCCTCAATGAATGAAATTCTATGATTTTGGTGTGATTTCGCCCAAATTTCGGCATCATCGAATAAAATTCTG comes from Microplitis demolitor isolate Queensland-Clemson2020A chromosome 8, iyMicDemo2.1a, whole genome shotgun sequence and encodes:
- the LOC103572997 gene encoding beta-1,3-galactosyltransferase brn — encoded protein: MFCILERFFPALKRSILHIKFRHVCTTFVILMILQFFGIFTHIFEVSFEDNFSYPYEGDVSSSVEALKHNKKPEIEPINTYNYDYIHDIKENCIDNDYHTLRIIFIVKSAIDNFDRRNAIRNSWGHKKRFFDVPTRTVFLLGINPMENKKLQSKLDDEIKKHKDIVQGNYIDTYYNNTIKTMMGLKWAVNYCLNSKFYMFVDDDIYVSVKNVLRFIRNPTSYPDYLQDPSRIGGPHKREIRESDVPNLVNHLPNSNSSNSMNKTSTDNQYRYQLNVTLNNESLNNDSDGGLIRKRRQVFDFELPNDVMLFAGYVFVSSPHRYKSSKWYVSLDEYKYDMWPPYVTAGAYILSKEALIDLYYTSFYTKHFKFDDIYLGLVAKKAGIEPFHCDEFHFYKKEYTKYNYKYVITSHGYGDPAELMHVWNEQKSLGNA